The Oreochromis niloticus isolate F11D_XX linkage group LG2, O_niloticus_UMD_NMBU, whole genome shotgun sequence genome includes a region encoding these proteins:
- the LOC109203565 gene encoding uncharacterized protein LOC109203565 isoform X1 — protein sequence MASQWPRLVEGCSQMLGELLTARQPRRGGRGPLLTPQQEERICAMVAANNALRLREIQRTVVEDDTIFGNIQSISISTIDRVLRRNEMSMKQLYKVPFERNSDRVKELRHQYVQRILELEAREPLHTFVYLDEAGFNLAKGRRRGRNHIGERATIDVPGQRGGNITMYAAISGNGVHTHIPRIGAYNTQHLLAFLDALYRDLIPQNERDDPGDNRTMYVVVWDNVSFHHSAVVRQWFAAHDRMLMEFLPPYTPFLNPIEEFFSSWRWKVYDRHPHTQMTLLAAMDAACDDITAESCRGWIRHSRRYFPRCIDRADIRCDVDANMWADRRERLDIND from the exons ATGGCCTCACAATGGCCGAGGCTGGTCGAAGGGTGCAGCCAAATGTTGGGAGAACTACT GACTGCCAGACAACCTAGAAGAGGTGGAAGAGGTCCACTTTTGACTCCGCAGCAAGAGGAAAGAATTTGTGCAATGGTGGCTGCAAACAACGCTTTGAGACTGAGAGAAATACAAAGAACTGTCGTAGAAGATGACACCATCTTCGGAAATATTCAGTCAATATCAATTTCCACCATAGACAGAGTCCTCAGACGGAATGAAATGTCCATGAAGCAATTGTACAAAGTACCATTTGAACGGAACAGTGATCGAGTGAAGGAGCTCCGTCACCAGTATGTACAG CGTATCCTGGAATTGGAGGCCAGGGAACCCCTGCACACATTTGTATATCTTGATGAAGCGGGATTCAATCTCGCAAAAGGCAGACGGCGTGGACGAAATCACATTGGAGAAAGAGCCACCATTGATGTCCCAGGCCAACGAGGAGGAAATATTACAATGTATGCAGCAATCTCAGGAAATGGCGTTCACACCCATATTCCTCGTATTGGTGCATACAATACACAACACCTGTTGGCTTTTCTGGATGCTCTTTATAGGGACCTAATCCCACAAAATGAAAGGGATGATCCTGGTGACAATCGGACAATGTATGTAGTGGTTTGGGATAATGTTAGCTTCCATCACTCTGCTGTAGTCAGGCAGTGGTTTGCAGCACACGACAGGATGCTTATGGAGTTTCTTCCTCCTTACACTCCATTCCTAAATCCAATTGAGGAGTTTTTCTCTTCCTGGAGGTGGAAGGTATATGACAGGCATCCACATACCCAAATGACCCTGCTAGCAGCTATGGATGCAGcttgtgatgacatcacagcagagtcctgCAGAGGGTGGATTCGACACTCCAGAAGATACTTTCCCCGATGCATCGATAGAGCTGACATTCGCTGTGATGTTGATGCAAATATGTGGGCAGACAGACGGGAGCGTCTAGATATCAATGATTGA
- the LOC109203565 gene encoding uncharacterized protein LOC109203565 isoform X2, producing MVAANNALRLREIQRTVVEDDTIFGNIQSISISTIDRVLRRNEMSMKQLYKVPFERNSDRVKELRHQYVQRILELEAREPLHTFVYLDEAGFNLAKGRRRGRNHIGERATIDVPGQRGGNITMYAAISGNGVHTHIPRIGAYNTQHLLAFLDALYRDLIPQNERDDPGDNRTMYVVVWDNVSFHHSAVVRQWFAAHDRMLMEFLPPYTPFLNPIEEFFSSWRWKVYDRHPHTQMTLLAAMDAACDDITAESCRGWIRHSRRYFPRCIDRADIRCDVDANMWADRRERLDIND from the exons ATGGTGGCTGCAAACAACGCTTTGAGACTGAGAGAAATACAAAGAACTGTCGTAGAAGATGACACCATCTTCGGAAATATTCAGTCAATATCAATTTCCACCATAGACAGAGTCCTCAGACGGAATGAAATGTCCATGAAGCAATTGTACAAAGTACCATTTGAACGGAACAGTGATCGAGTGAAGGAGCTCCGTCACCAGTATGTACAG CGTATCCTGGAATTGGAGGCCAGGGAACCCCTGCACACATTTGTATATCTTGATGAAGCGGGATTCAATCTCGCAAAAGGCAGACGGCGTGGACGAAATCACATTGGAGAAAGAGCCACCATTGATGTCCCAGGCCAACGAGGAGGAAATATTACAATGTATGCAGCAATCTCAGGAAATGGCGTTCACACCCATATTCCTCGTATTGGTGCATACAATACACAACACCTGTTGGCTTTTCTGGATGCTCTTTATAGGGACCTAATCCCACAAAATGAAAGGGATGATCCTGGTGACAATCGGACAATGTATGTAGTGGTTTGGGATAATGTTAGCTTCCATCACTCTGCTGTAGTCAGGCAGTGGTTTGCAGCACACGACAGGATGCTTATGGAGTTTCTTCCTCCTTACACTCCATTCCTAAATCCAATTGAGGAGTTTTTCTCTTCCTGGAGGTGGAAGGTATATGACAGGCATCCACATACCCAAATGACCCTGCTAGCAGCTATGGATGCAGcttgtgatgacatcacagcagagtcctgCAGAGGGTGGATTCGACACTCCAGAAGATACTTTCCCCGATGCATCGATAGAGCTGACATTCGCTGTGATGTTGATGCAAATATGTGGGCAGACAGACGGGAGCGTCTAGATATCAATGATTGA